The Bombus fervidus isolate BK054 chromosome 3, iyBomFerv1, whole genome shotgun sequence genome includes a window with the following:
- the LOC139985292 gene encoding cholesterol transporter ABCA5 isoform X1, protein MLINKNLSREIRKTSTSRRMDMCGVYLSQLRAMLVRNILLKKREKRKTTAEIFLPLCTLGVLIVVKVLPPNPNYPAMTTQRQEGGIFETFNGYRNNTIAVVPNSTETLTFLNSMNALWASMWDYPGKLPLNFMVFDTKDDLQAAYWRDPYSVPLAVIFEDSQPISQRLSYEIRTNPSYTNPPSPTELYSAPVTCRKDTSHWLGGVLSMETGGSCPANNYLHSGFLALQMIMDITKIRLDTGNTDVTVPDVKLEMFPKEAFTANWMLALRVVIPLFMVLSLSQFVTYLLILIVGEKEKKIKEGMKIMGLKDSIFWLSWFIIYSVFVLLLSAVAVILLFTLQMFQHTHFLPIFLLVVLYSFSIIMFAFMITPFFDTSRTAGVLGNFAVTIMSLMYFIQVFVNDSSSVPFWLVSLLSPTGVALAMDKALVLDLQGEGVNFDNLWSGPGIPFGGSLIMMTLDIILYACLAYYFDCVIPSEYGTKRTPWFCFTPEFWCQRKAPRSYLQVPSSNGESNSFIPGEETNRDVEPVVREMKGREAIRIVDLYKSYQKCRKPEIKAVNGINLTIYEGQITAILGHNGAGKTSLFNILTGLTAPTAGTALIFGYDVRDSNDMQMIRSMTGVCPQHDILFDLLTPREHLEFFAAVRGIPKSMIEHEVKKTLKDIDLTEKANTFAKYLSGGQKRKLSVGIAIIGDPKIIILDEPTAGVDPYSRRQMWSFLQSRRHGKVILLTTHFMDEADILADRKAVISKGKLRCCGSSLFLKNKFGIGYHLTLVLEGNAREHAITRLVTCHVSKAEKARRHGRELSFILPHNSVENFAPLFSAIEHEIKTRSSRLGISSYGVSMTTLEEVFLHLEKDEGPEYTMDNLSKKMVRNRALSRSLSLQSKSTSYQSLQNEGVTVQNDGQAKEAGDLPDGVHSDRNPPVLGLGLDPIKVRPNFLQTLYAMLRLRILRLFRNIQLLYFTIFAPLLLVVVGLHLNSIETVEIKMQSLTLNTDTYGNETKLLYANNTDHDITNLIDGINQDVKYIEEYYGNFANLLKIAPHMSAFNINEYSLSRINLTVAYNDTMQHSLPILINLLSNTYYRLLSNENNLKPIEVKTHPFQQTSQPQGFNIGTASTALFIGMNFVLLPITLVVDVVYDREIKAKNQLRVNGLSFSMYFLTYFIVLVGLMSFICLCILGIIFLFDVPSLQEVPALITLAGLFMLYCPSSILFSTCLSYIFDKMDSAQSILPNIATFIGLIPFILVTILDMLGLSGTAAFVLHVIFSLLNTLYVPYAAVYYVERVHLMCSINAACHHLTMSDYLTTEIILMAFGVLLHCPVWFFVLLLLDIKKSGGNVSDVLKYFLRNGGSIGEEIMENSDIGEHEDADVKAEKQKVFNLITSSAVQEPPVVLVQNLRKEYRQQDTGSCSCCSKQDDEASQIQRKVAVRNLSLAVEPGEVFGLLGHNGAGKTTTMKIIIAEEAATRGRVQIGGHNINSSMTEAFKQMGYCPQHDAQWKNITVREHLESYAAIRGVPWSDIGRIVDLYLTGLQIHEHADKQAHECSGGTRRKLSFAMAMIGGPKVVLMDEPSAGMDPRSKRFLWDTILASFQGGRGAILTTHSMEEADALCSRVGIMVKGELRCIGSTQHLKNLYGAGYTLEMKLLGGDCTPTTPSGDRITILKEFVSSLFPDATLEESFADRLVFAVPQHAVTSLAECFTQLEKAKLELDIEEYSFSQTTLEQVFLKFSHYDESNSGE, encoded by the exons ATGTTAATCAATAAGAATCTTTCTCGCG AAATCAGAAAGACAAGTACATCTCGCAGAATGGACATGTGCGGGGTCTACTTGTCTCAGCTGCGAGCGATGCTCGTGAGGAATATCCTGTTGAAGAAGCGCGAGAAACGGAAGACTACGGCG GAGATTTTCCTCCCCCTTTGCACCCTAGGTGTATTGATAGTGGTAAAAGTTTTGCCACCAAATCCAAACTATCCCGCAATGACGACGCAGAGGCAGGAGGGTGGTATATTCGAGACGTTCAATGGCTACAGGAACAACACAATAGCCGTTGTTCCAAACTCAACAGAAACTTTG acttttttaaattcgatGAATGCCCTGTGGGCATCAATGTGGGATTATCCTGGCAAACTTCCCTTAAATTTCATGGTGTTCGATACAAAGGATGATCTGCAAGCAGCGTATTGGAGAGACCCATATAGCGTACCTTTAGCAGTAATCTTCGAGGATTCTCAACCCATATCTCAGCGTCTctc ATACGAGATAAGAACTAATCCATCATATACGAATCCACCTTCGCCAACTGAATTGTATTCCGCCCCAGTTACTTGCCGAAAGGATACGAGCCATTGGCTGGGAGGTGTATTGTCGATGGAGACTGGTGGATCATGTCCTGCGAATAACTATTTGCACTCAGGTTTCCTAGCATTACAAATGATAATGGATATCACAAAGATAAGA CTAGACACAGGGAATACAGATGTAACTGTACCGGATGTTAAGCTAGAAATGTTCCCTAAAGAAGCTTTCACCGcaa actGGATGCTGGCCTTGAGAGTTGTTATACCTCTTTTTATGGTCCTCTCTCTTTCACAATTCGTCACTTATCTTCTGATCCTAATAGTCGgcgaaaaggagaaaaagatcAAGGAAGGAATGAAGATAATGGGCCTAAAGGATTCGATTTTCTG gTTATCATGGTTCATTATCTACAGCGTTTTTGTCTTATTACTCTCTGCCGTCGCAGTAATACTACTTTTCACACTACAAATGTTTCAACACACACACTTTTTACCGATATTCCTTTTAGTAGTGCTCTACAGTTTCTCCATAATCATGTTCGCTTTTATGATAACACCTTTCTTTGACACGTCACGA ACTGCCGGTGTACTAGGCAATTTTGCAGTCACGATAATGAGTTTGATGTATTTTATCCAAGTCTTTGTGAATGACTCTAGTTCAGTTCCGTTTTGGTTAGTCTCTCTTCTTAGTCCAACAGGCGTTGCTTTGGCTATGGATAAG GCTCTTGTATTAGATCTACAAGGAGAAGGAGTTAACTTTGACAATCTTTGGTCAGGTCCTGGTATACCATTTGGGGGAAGTCTTATTATGATGACTTTAGACATAATTCTCTATGCTTGCTTAGCTTATTATTTTGACTGCGTCATTCCAA gtGAATACGGGACGAAGAGAACTCCTTGGTTTTGCTTCACGCCTGAGTTTTGGTGTCAAAGAAAAGCTCCACGA TCGTATTTGCAGGTACCATCATCGAATGGTGAatcaaattcttttattcctgGTGAAGAGACTAATCGTGACGTTGAACCTGTGGTGCGCGAAATGAAGGGTCGCGAAGCGATTAGAATAGTCGATCTTTACAAGTCCTATCAAAAATGTCGTAAGCCAGAAATTAAAGCCGTAAATGGCATTAATTTAACGATTTACGAGGGACAAATCACGGCGATACTTGGACACAACGGAGCTGGAAAAACAAGTctcttcaatattttaactGGCCTGACTGCACCTACTGCTGGCACTGCCTTGATATTTGGTTATGACGTTCGAGATTCCAATGATATGCAGATGATCAGAAGCATGACTGGCGTTTGTCCACAACATGATATCCTTTTTGATCTTCTCACACCTCGCGAACACCTTGAATTTTTCGCTGCAGTCCGTGGTATCCCAAAATCGATGATTGAACATGAG GTGAAAAAAACTTTAAAAGACATCGATCTAACTGAGAAAGCAAATACTTTTGCGAAATACTTGAGTGGAGgacaaaaaaggaaattgtCTGTAGGTATCGCCATTATCGGTGATCCGAAGATTATTATCCTCGATGAACCTACAGCTGGGGTTGATCCCTACTCCAGGAGACAAATGTGGTCTTTCTTACAATCTAGACGTCATGGAAAAGTGATTCTATTGACTACTCATTTTATGGATGAGGCAGATATATTAGCAGATAGGAAAGCAGTTATTAGTAAAGGAAAGCTGAGATGCTGTGGCAGTTCTTTgttcttaaaaaataaatttggtaTTGGATATCACTTAAC GTTAGTACTTGAAGGAAATGCAAGAGAACACGCCATTACCAGATTAGTAACGTGTCATGTCTCAAAAGCAGAAAAGGCAAGACGTCATGGACGTGAACTGAGCTTTATTTTACCTCATAATTCAGTAGAGAACTTCGCACCACTTTTCTCAGCTATAGAGCACGAAATTAAGACCCGATCGAGTAGATTAGGTATTAGCAGCTACGGAGTATCAATGACTACTTTAGAAGAAGTATTTCTGCATTTAGAAAAGGATGAAGGCCCTGAATACACAATggataatttatcaaaaaagATGGTGCGCAATCGTGCATTAAGCAGATCTTTATCGTTGCAATCTAAGAGTACTTCTTATCAGAGTTTGCAGAACGAAGGTGTCACTGTTCAGAATGATGGTCAAGCAAAAG AGGCAGGAGATTTACCGGATGGCGTCCATAGTGATAGAAATCCTCCTGTTCTTGGCCTTGGACTAGACCCCATAAAAGTTCGGCCTAATTTCCTCCAAACCTTGTACGCTATGCTTCGCCTAAGGATACTTAGACTCTTCAGGAACATTCAGTTATTGTACTTCACTATCTTCGCGCCTCTTCTTCTAGTAGTCGTTGGCCTCCATTTAAATAGCATTGAAACAGTTGAAATCAAAATGCAATCTCTTACATTGAATACTG ATACTTATGGTAATGAAACCAAACTTTTGTACGCGAATAATACCGACCATGATATCACAAATTTAATCGATGGAATAAATCAAGATGTGAAGTACATTGAAGAGTATTACGGgaattttgcaaatttgttaaaaatcgCACCGCATATGTCTGCTTTCAATATCAATGAATATAGTCTGTCCAGGATCAATTTGACTGTCGCATATAATGATACCATGCAACATTCCTTaccaattttaataaacttgTTATCAAACACTTATTACAG ATTACTCTCAAatgaaaacaatttaaaacCGATTGAAGTTAAGACACATCCTTTCCAACAAACTTCTCAGCCACAGGGATTCAATATTGGCACAGCGAGTACCGCACTGTTTATTGGaatgaattttgtattattgcCAATAACTTTAGTTGTGGACGTGGTCTATGATCGTGAA ATAAAAGCGAAGAATCAGCTTCGTGTGAATGGTCTGTCATTTTCGATGTACTTTCTGACGTACTTTATTGTACTTGTCGGCCTGATGTCTTTCATCTGTTTATGTATTCTTGGCATCATATTTCTCTTTGACGTGCCTTCGCTTCAAGAAGTACCAGCACTCATCACCCTAGCCGGTCTTTTCATGCTTTATTGCCCATCATCCATTCTATTCTCTACATGTTTGAGTTACATCTTTGATAAGATGGATTCCGCTCAAAGTATTTTGCCCAATATTGCAACTTTCATTGGACTTATACCGTTTATACTAGTCACGATTCTTGACATGCTGGGTCTTA GTGGAACAGCAGCGTTTGTTTTACACGTAATTTTTTCTCTACTGAACACATTGTACGTACCATATGCTGCAGTGTATTACGTAGAAAGAGTACATCTAATGTGCTCTATCAACGCTGCTTGCCATCATCTTACTATGTCTGATTATTTAACCACGGAGATCATTCTAATGGCCTTTGGCGTGCTTCTGCATTGTCCGGTGTGGTTCTTCGTGCTTTTACTGTTGGACATTAAAAAGAGTGGTGGCAACGTCAGTGATGTATTGAAGTATTTCCTG CGCAATGGCGGTTCGATTGGTGAAGAAATAATGGAGAACTCTGACATTGGAGAACATGAAGATGCAGATGTTAAAGcagaaaaacaaaaagtttTTAATCTCATTACTTCATCTGCCGTTCAAGAACCACCTGTAGTTCTAGTAcag aatttgaGAAAGGAGTATCGACAGCAAGATACAGGTTCATGTAGTTGCTGTTCGAAACAAGATGATGAAGCTAGTCAAATACAACGAAAAGTTGCTGTAAGGAATCTTTCGTTAGCGGTTGAGCCAGGAGAAGTGTTCGGTTTGCTGGGCCACAATGGTGCTGGAAAAACGACAACAATGAAGATTATCATAGCTGAAGAAGCGGCCACTCGAGGCAGAGTACAGATCGGTGGtcataatattaattcaagTATGACAGAAGCTTTCAAACAAATGGGATACTGTCCTCAACATGATGCTCAATGGAAGAATATTACCGTTAGGGAACATTTAGAATCTTACGCCGCGATTCGTGGTGTACCATGGAGTGATATTGGCAG AATCGTAGATTTATACCTCACCGGTTTGCAAATTCATGAACACGCCGATAAACAAGCTCATGAGTGTTCGGGTGGAACTAGAAGGAAACTTAGTTTTGCCATGGCAATGATCGGGGGTCCAAAAGTTGTTCTAATGGACGAACCTAGTGCAGGAATGGATCCTAGGTCAAAGAGGTTTTTATGGGATACAATCCTTGCTAGTTTCCAG gGTGGTAGAGGAGCAATTCTTACCACTCATTCAATGGAGGAAGCTGATGCTCTTTGTTCTAGAGTGGGTATAATGGTAAAAGGAGAGTTAAGATGTATTGGTTCTACTCAACATCTGAAGAATTTATATGGTGCAGGCTATACCCTCGAAATGAAACTTTTAGGCGGTGATTGTACACCAACGACACCGTCCGGTGATAGGATTACAATTCTGAAAGAATTTGTTTCCAGTCTTTTTCCAGATGCAACTCTCGAAGAAAGTTTTGCCGACAGATTAGTTTTTGCTGTTCCCCAACATGCAGTTACCTCGCTGGCCGAGTGTTTTACGCAGTTGGAGAAAG CCAAACTCGAGCTGGATATCGAAGAGTATAGCTTCAGCCAAACCACTTTGGAACAAGTTTTCCTTAAATTTTCCCACTATGACGAATCTAACTCGGGAGAATGA
- the LOC139985292 gene encoding cholesterol transporter ABCA5 isoform X3 translates to MLINKNLSREIRKTSTSRRMDMCGVYLSQLRAMLVRNILLKKREKRKTTAEIFLPLCTLGVLIVVKVLPPNPNYPAMTTQRQEGGIFETFNGYRNNTIAVVPNSTETLTFLNSMNALWASMWDYPGKLPLNFMVFDTKDDLQAAYWRDPYSVPLAVIFEDSQPISQRLSYEIRTNPSYTNPPSPTELYSAPVTCRKDTSHWLGGVLSMETGGSCPANNYLHSGFLALQMIMDITKIRLDTGNTDVTVPDVKLEMFPKEAFTANWMLALRVVIPLFMVLSLSQFVTYLLILIVGEKEKKIKEGMKIMGLKDSIFWLSWFIIYSVFVLLLSAVAVILLFTLQMFQHTHFLPIFLLVVLYSFSIIMFAFMITPFFDTSRTAGVLGNFAVTIMSLMYFIQVFVNDSSSVPFWLVSLLSPTGVALAMDKALVLDLQGEGVNFDNLWSGPGIPFGGSLIMMTLDIILYACLAYYFDCVIPSEYGTKRTPWFCFTPEFWCQRKAPRSYLQVPSSNGESNSFIPGEETNRDVEPVVREMKGREAIRIVDLYKSYQKCRKPEIKAVNGINLTIYEGQITAILGHNGAGKTSLFNILTGLTAPTAGTALIFGYDVRDSNDMQMIRSMTGVCPQHDILFDLLTPREHLEFFAAVRGIPKSMIEHEVKKTLKDIDLTEKANTFAKYLSGGQKRKLSVGIAIIGDPKIIILDEPTAGVDPYSRRQMWSFLQSRRHGKVILLTTHFMDEADILADRKAVISKGKLRCCGSSLFLKNKFGIGYHLTLVLEGNAREHAITRLVTCHVSKAEKARRHGRELSFILPHNSVENFAPLFSAIEHEIKTRSSRLGISSYGVSMTTLEEVFLHLEKDEGPEYTMDNLSKKMVRNRALSRSLSLQSKSTSYQSLQNEGVTVQNDGQAKEAGDLPDGVHSDRNPPVLGLGLDPIKVRPNFLQTLYAMLRLRILRLFRNIQLLYFTIFAPLLLVVVGLHLNSIETVEIKMQSLTLNTDTYGNETKLLYANNTDHDITNLIDGINQDVKYIEEYYGNFANLLKIAPHMSAFNINEYSLSRINLTVAYNDTMQHSLPILINLLSNTYYRLLSNENNLKPIEVKTHPFQQTSQPQGFNIGTASTALFIGMNFVLLPITLVVDVVYDRERNGGSIGEEIMENSDIGEHEDADVKAEKQKVFNLITSSAVQEPPVVLVQNLRKEYRQQDTGSCSCCSKQDDEASQIQRKVAVRNLSLAVEPGEVFGLLGHNGAGKTTTMKIIIAEEAATRGRVQIGGHNINSSMTEAFKQMGYCPQHDAQWKNITVREHLESYAAIRGVPWSDIGRIVDLYLTGLQIHEHADKQAHECSGGTRRKLSFAMAMIGGPKVVLMDEPSAGMDPRSKRFLWDTILASFQGGRGAILTTHSMEEADALCSRVGIMVKGELRCIGSTQHLKNLYGAGYTLEMKLLGGDCTPTTPSGDRITILKEFVSSLFPDATLEESFADRLVFAVPQHAVTSLAECFTQLEKAKLELDIEEYSFSQTTLEQVFLKFSHYDESNSGE, encoded by the exons ATGTTAATCAATAAGAATCTTTCTCGCG AAATCAGAAAGACAAGTACATCTCGCAGAATGGACATGTGCGGGGTCTACTTGTCTCAGCTGCGAGCGATGCTCGTGAGGAATATCCTGTTGAAGAAGCGCGAGAAACGGAAGACTACGGCG GAGATTTTCCTCCCCCTTTGCACCCTAGGTGTATTGATAGTGGTAAAAGTTTTGCCACCAAATCCAAACTATCCCGCAATGACGACGCAGAGGCAGGAGGGTGGTATATTCGAGACGTTCAATGGCTACAGGAACAACACAATAGCCGTTGTTCCAAACTCAACAGAAACTTTG acttttttaaattcgatGAATGCCCTGTGGGCATCAATGTGGGATTATCCTGGCAAACTTCCCTTAAATTTCATGGTGTTCGATACAAAGGATGATCTGCAAGCAGCGTATTGGAGAGACCCATATAGCGTACCTTTAGCAGTAATCTTCGAGGATTCTCAACCCATATCTCAGCGTCTctc ATACGAGATAAGAACTAATCCATCATATACGAATCCACCTTCGCCAACTGAATTGTATTCCGCCCCAGTTACTTGCCGAAAGGATACGAGCCATTGGCTGGGAGGTGTATTGTCGATGGAGACTGGTGGATCATGTCCTGCGAATAACTATTTGCACTCAGGTTTCCTAGCATTACAAATGATAATGGATATCACAAAGATAAGA CTAGACACAGGGAATACAGATGTAACTGTACCGGATGTTAAGCTAGAAATGTTCCCTAAAGAAGCTTTCACCGcaa actGGATGCTGGCCTTGAGAGTTGTTATACCTCTTTTTATGGTCCTCTCTCTTTCACAATTCGTCACTTATCTTCTGATCCTAATAGTCGgcgaaaaggagaaaaagatcAAGGAAGGAATGAAGATAATGGGCCTAAAGGATTCGATTTTCTG gTTATCATGGTTCATTATCTACAGCGTTTTTGTCTTATTACTCTCTGCCGTCGCAGTAATACTACTTTTCACACTACAAATGTTTCAACACACACACTTTTTACCGATATTCCTTTTAGTAGTGCTCTACAGTTTCTCCATAATCATGTTCGCTTTTATGATAACACCTTTCTTTGACACGTCACGA ACTGCCGGTGTACTAGGCAATTTTGCAGTCACGATAATGAGTTTGATGTATTTTATCCAAGTCTTTGTGAATGACTCTAGTTCAGTTCCGTTTTGGTTAGTCTCTCTTCTTAGTCCAACAGGCGTTGCTTTGGCTATGGATAAG GCTCTTGTATTAGATCTACAAGGAGAAGGAGTTAACTTTGACAATCTTTGGTCAGGTCCTGGTATACCATTTGGGGGAAGTCTTATTATGATGACTTTAGACATAATTCTCTATGCTTGCTTAGCTTATTATTTTGACTGCGTCATTCCAA gtGAATACGGGACGAAGAGAACTCCTTGGTTTTGCTTCACGCCTGAGTTTTGGTGTCAAAGAAAAGCTCCACGA TCGTATTTGCAGGTACCATCATCGAATGGTGAatcaaattcttttattcctgGTGAAGAGACTAATCGTGACGTTGAACCTGTGGTGCGCGAAATGAAGGGTCGCGAAGCGATTAGAATAGTCGATCTTTACAAGTCCTATCAAAAATGTCGTAAGCCAGAAATTAAAGCCGTAAATGGCATTAATTTAACGATTTACGAGGGACAAATCACGGCGATACTTGGACACAACGGAGCTGGAAAAACAAGTctcttcaatattttaactGGCCTGACTGCACCTACTGCTGGCACTGCCTTGATATTTGGTTATGACGTTCGAGATTCCAATGATATGCAGATGATCAGAAGCATGACTGGCGTTTGTCCACAACATGATATCCTTTTTGATCTTCTCACACCTCGCGAACACCTTGAATTTTTCGCTGCAGTCCGTGGTATCCCAAAATCGATGATTGAACATGAG GTGAAAAAAACTTTAAAAGACATCGATCTAACTGAGAAAGCAAATACTTTTGCGAAATACTTGAGTGGAGgacaaaaaaggaaattgtCTGTAGGTATCGCCATTATCGGTGATCCGAAGATTATTATCCTCGATGAACCTACAGCTGGGGTTGATCCCTACTCCAGGAGACAAATGTGGTCTTTCTTACAATCTAGACGTCATGGAAAAGTGATTCTATTGACTACTCATTTTATGGATGAGGCAGATATATTAGCAGATAGGAAAGCAGTTATTAGTAAAGGAAAGCTGAGATGCTGTGGCAGTTCTTTgttcttaaaaaataaatttggtaTTGGATATCACTTAAC GTTAGTACTTGAAGGAAATGCAAGAGAACACGCCATTACCAGATTAGTAACGTGTCATGTCTCAAAAGCAGAAAAGGCAAGACGTCATGGACGTGAACTGAGCTTTATTTTACCTCATAATTCAGTAGAGAACTTCGCACCACTTTTCTCAGCTATAGAGCACGAAATTAAGACCCGATCGAGTAGATTAGGTATTAGCAGCTACGGAGTATCAATGACTACTTTAGAAGAAGTATTTCTGCATTTAGAAAAGGATGAAGGCCCTGAATACACAATggataatttatcaaaaaagATGGTGCGCAATCGTGCATTAAGCAGATCTTTATCGTTGCAATCTAAGAGTACTTCTTATCAGAGTTTGCAGAACGAAGGTGTCACTGTTCAGAATGATGGTCAAGCAAAAG AGGCAGGAGATTTACCGGATGGCGTCCATAGTGATAGAAATCCTCCTGTTCTTGGCCTTGGACTAGACCCCATAAAAGTTCGGCCTAATTTCCTCCAAACCTTGTACGCTATGCTTCGCCTAAGGATACTTAGACTCTTCAGGAACATTCAGTTATTGTACTTCACTATCTTCGCGCCTCTTCTTCTAGTAGTCGTTGGCCTCCATTTAAATAGCATTGAAACAGTTGAAATCAAAATGCAATCTCTTACATTGAATACTG ATACTTATGGTAATGAAACCAAACTTTTGTACGCGAATAATACCGACCATGATATCACAAATTTAATCGATGGAATAAATCAAGATGTGAAGTACATTGAAGAGTATTACGGgaattttgcaaatttgttaaaaatcgCACCGCATATGTCTGCTTTCAATATCAATGAATATAGTCTGTCCAGGATCAATTTGACTGTCGCATATAATGATACCATGCAACATTCCTTaccaattttaataaacttgTTATCAAACACTTATTACAG ATTACTCTCAAatgaaaacaatttaaaacCGATTGAAGTTAAGACACATCCTTTCCAACAAACTTCTCAGCCACAGGGATTCAATATTGGCACAGCGAGTACCGCACTGTTTATTGGaatgaattttgtattattgcCAATAACTTTAGTTGTGGACGTGGTCTATGATCGTGAA CGCAATGGCGGTTCGATTGGTGAAGAAATAATGGAGAACTCTGACATTGGAGAACATGAAGATGCAGATGTTAAAGcagaaaaacaaaaagtttTTAATCTCATTACTTCATCTGCCGTTCAAGAACCACCTGTAGTTCTAGTAcag aatttgaGAAAGGAGTATCGACAGCAAGATACAGGTTCATGTAGTTGCTGTTCGAAACAAGATGATGAAGCTAGTCAAATACAACGAAAAGTTGCTGTAAGGAATCTTTCGTTAGCGGTTGAGCCAGGAGAAGTGTTCGGTTTGCTGGGCCACAATGGTGCTGGAAAAACGACAACAATGAAGATTATCATAGCTGAAGAAGCGGCCACTCGAGGCAGAGTACAGATCGGTGGtcataatattaattcaagTATGACAGAAGCTTTCAAACAAATGGGATACTGTCCTCAACATGATGCTCAATGGAAGAATATTACCGTTAGGGAACATTTAGAATCTTACGCCGCGATTCGTGGTGTACCATGGAGTGATATTGGCAG AATCGTAGATTTATACCTCACCGGTTTGCAAATTCATGAACACGCCGATAAACAAGCTCATGAGTGTTCGGGTGGAACTAGAAGGAAACTTAGTTTTGCCATGGCAATGATCGGGGGTCCAAAAGTTGTTCTAATGGACGAACCTAGTGCAGGAATGGATCCTAGGTCAAAGAGGTTTTTATGGGATACAATCCTTGCTAGTTTCCAG gGTGGTAGAGGAGCAATTCTTACCACTCATTCAATGGAGGAAGCTGATGCTCTTTGTTCTAGAGTGGGTATAATGGTAAAAGGAGAGTTAAGATGTATTGGTTCTACTCAACATCTGAAGAATTTATATGGTGCAGGCTATACCCTCGAAATGAAACTTTTAGGCGGTGATTGTACACCAACGACACCGTCCGGTGATAGGATTACAATTCTGAAAGAATTTGTTTCCAGTCTTTTTCCAGATGCAACTCTCGAAGAAAGTTTTGCCGACAGATTAGTTTTTGCTGTTCCCCAACATGCAGTTACCTCGCTGGCCGAGTGTTTTACGCAGTTGGAGAAAG CCAAACTCGAGCTGGATATCGAAGAGTATAGCTTCAGCCAAACCACTTTGGAACAAGTTTTCCTTAAATTTTCCCACTATGACGAATCTAACTCGGGAGAATGA